The Reichenbachiella carrageenanivorans region AGCAGACAATAAATTGGTGTGTTTTTTACACCCCAAGTCGAGCAATGGTGTATTAGTGGAGTTGTGTCAAGAAATTAAAGTATAAGCATGTCAGAGCAAAAAAGAACAGAAATAGGCGAAATCGGAGAGTTTGGATTGATCGATCAGATCAGTGCCAAGTTTGCCACCAAGAATGAAACTACACTCAAAGGTATTGGTGACGACGCTGCTGTTTTTGGTTCGGGAGATTCTTTGCAATTGATTTCTACTGATATGCTCCTAGAAGGTGTACACTTCGATTTGTCGTATATGCCACTACAGCATTTGGGATATAAAGCCGTATCGGTCAATGTGTCTGATATTGCAGCTATGAATGGTCTACCTAAGCAAATCACGGTTAGTCTAGGGCTGAGTAATCGCTTTTCAGTGGAGGCGGTAGAAGAGCTGTACAAAGGGATTCAATTTGCTTGCGAGGACTATTCAGTGGATTTGGTAGGTGGTGATACGACATCATCGCCGTCAGGCTTAGTGATATCGATTTCTGTGATCGGGGAAGTAGCCAAAGACAAAGTAGTTTACCGAAAAAACGCTGAGGAAAATGACATTATCTGTGTGACTGGCGATTTAGGAGGTGCCTTTTTGGGGTTGCAAGTGTTGGAGAGAGAAAAGGCTGTTTTCAAGGCAAATCCAGACATGCAGCCTGATTTGGAAAAATACGATTTGATTGTGAAAAGACAGCTTAAGCCATCGGCGCGTATGGATGTGATTCATGAGTTGGGAGACCTTGGGCTGGTACCTACTGCTATGATCGATATTTCGGATGGACTGGCTTCTGAGTTGTTTCATATTGCAAAGCAATCGGAAGTGGGGGTGACGATCTATGAAGACAAGTTGCCAATAGCCAAGATGGCCTATGATACTGCTGTAGAATTCAATATGGATCCGATGACGTGTGCATTAAACGGCGGAGAAGATTATGAATTACTGTTTACTATTGGGCAGACAGATTTTGAAAAAATCAAAAATCACCCAGACATTGCTACCATTGGGTATATAGATAAGAAAGCCAACGGGTTGAAAATGGTGACTAAAAACAATAACACAGTAGCGTTAAAGGCACAGGGATGGAAGCATTTTTAGGCGTTTTAGCCTAGGTCATGCTTTAGGGCATATTTGACTAATCCAGCAGTGTTTTTTACGTCAAGTTTAGAAAGTAGATTCTTGCGGTGTGAGTTTACTGTATGATCGCTGATGTGTAGCTGTGTAGCAATCTCTGAGGTAGTGAACTCTGCAGTGATCAGTCTTATGATTTCTTTTTCTCTTTTGGTAAGAATCGGTACTTGCGTTTTTTTCTTGTCAGAAAACATCGTCGTCATAAACTTATCCTTTACTTCTTGAGAAAAGTATTTGTCGCCCTCGAATACAGTAGATATGGCAAGAAATAGTTCTTTCGGGTCTGCATTTTTGAGCAGATAGCCATCTACATCATTTTTAATCAGCTGCATCACCATTTCAGAGTCGCTGTGGGTGCTTACTACGATAGTTTTGGTCTTAGGGTACTTGCTTTTGATGTTTTTATTGAGGACGAGCCCGTCCATATTAGGCATACTCAAGTCTGTGATGACTATGTCGATAGGGGTTGATTTGATCAAATCAAGTACACCTAATCCATCCTTTGCTGTTCCTACGATATCAATGTGATCCTCTTTCTCTATGAGCACTTTGAGTCCTTCGAGAAACATGCTATGATCATCTGCTATTACCAATCTTATTTTTTTATCCATTGTCATGTGTTACTACGCTTTGGAGGAGGGGCACGTCTATACTTACGGTAGTGCCATGTCCAGGACTGGAGTCTATATGGATTTGTCCGTTAACTTGATTCACTCTGGAAGTGATGCTTTTCAGGCCAATTCCCAGGCTCA contains the following coding sequences:
- the thiL gene encoding thiamine-phosphate kinase translates to MSEQKRTEIGEIGEFGLIDQISAKFATKNETTLKGIGDDAAVFGSGDSLQLISTDMLLEGVHFDLSYMPLQHLGYKAVSVNVSDIAAMNGLPKQITVSLGLSNRFSVEAVEELYKGIQFACEDYSVDLVGGDTTSSPSGLVISISVIGEVAKDKVVYRKNAEENDIICVTGDLGGAFLGLQVLEREKAVFKANPDMQPDLEKYDLIVKRQLKPSARMDVIHELGDLGLVPTAMIDISDGLASELFHIAKQSEVGVTIYEDKLPIAKMAYDTAVEFNMDPMTCALNGGEDYELLFTIGQTDFEKIKNHPDIATIGYIDKKANGLKMVTKNNNTVALKAQGWKHF
- a CDS encoding response regulator transcription factor, yielding MDKKIRLVIADDHSMFLEGLKVLIEKEDHIDIVGTAKDGLGVLDLIKSTPIDIVITDLSMPNMDGLVLNKNIKSKYPKTKTIVVSTHSDSEMVMQLIKNDVDGYLLKNADPKELFLAISTVFEGDKYFSQEVKDKFMTTMFSDKKKTQVPILTKREKEIIRLITAEFTTSEIATQLHISDHTVNSHRKNLLSKLDVKNTAGLVKYALKHDLG